The following are encoded in a window of Callithrix jacchus isolate 240 chromosome 9, calJac240_pri, whole genome shotgun sequence genomic DNA:
- the ITFG2 gene encoding KICSTOR complex protein ITFG2 isoform X3: protein MRSVSYVQRVALEFSGSLFPHAICLGDVDNDTLNELVVGDTSGKVSVYKNDDSRPWLTCSCQGMLTCVGVGDICNKGKNLLVAVSAEGWFHLFDLTPAKVLDASGHHETPMGEEQRPVFKQHIPANTKVMLISDIDGDGCCELVVGYTDRVVRAFRWEELGEGPEHLTGQLVSLKKWMLEGQVDSLSVTLGPLGVPELMVSQPGCAYAILLCTWKKDTGSPPASEGATDGSRETPAARDVVLHQTSGRIHNKNVSTHLIGNIKQGHSTESGGSGLFALCTLDGTLKLMEEADKLLWSVQVDHQLFALEKLDVTGNGHEEVVACAWDGQTYIIDHNRTVVRFQVDENIRAFCAGLYACKEGHNSPCLVYVTFNQKIYVYWEVQLERMESTNLMKLLETKPEYHSLLQELGVDPDDLPVARALLHQTLYHPDQPPQIRNMHYRSAGFHSGRERWQQP from the exons ATGAGGTCAGTGAGCTACGTGCAGCGCGTGGCACTGGAGTTCAGCGGGAGCCTTTTCCCTCACGCAATCTGCCTCGGAGACGTTGATAACGATACG TTAAATGAGCTGGTGGTGGGAGACACCAGCGGGAAGGTGTCTGTGTATAAAAATGATGACAGTCGGCCATGGCTCACCTGTTCCTGCCAGGGAATG CTGACTTGTGTTGGGGTTGGAGACATTTGTAATAAAGGAAAG AACCTGTTGGTGGCAGTGAGTGCTGAAGGCTGGTTTCATTTGTTTGACCTGACACCTGCCAAGGTGTTGGATGCTTCTGGGCACCACGAGACACCAATGGGAGAGGAGCAGCGTCCAGTCTTCAAGCAGCACATCCCTGCCAACACCAAGGTCATGCTGATCAGCGACATCG ATGGAGATGGGTGTTGTGAGCTGGTGGTGGGCTACACAGACCGTGTGGTGCGAGCTTTCCGCTGGGAGGAGCTAGGTGAGGGTCCTGAACATCTGACAGGGCAGCTGGTGTCCCTGAAGAAATGGATGCTAGAGGGTCAG GTGGACAGCCTCTCGGTGACTCTGGGGCCACTGGGTGTTCCTGAACTCATGGTGTCTCAGCCAGGCTGTGCTTATGCAATTCTGCTCTGTACCTGGAAAAAGGACACTGGGTCCCCTCCTGCCTCTGAAGGGGCCACAGATGGCAGTAG GGAGACCCCAGCTGCCCGAGATGTGGTGCTGCACCAGACATCTGGCCGTATCCACAATAAGAACGTCTCCACTCACCTAATCGGCAACATCAAACAAG GCCACAGCACTGAGAGTGGTGGCTCTGGCCTCTTTGCCCTGTGCACTCTGGATG GGACGCTGAAGCTCATGGAGGAAGCAGACAAGCTGCTATGGTCAGTGCAGGTCGATCACCAGCTCTTCGCCCTGGAGAAATTGGATGTCACC GGCAACGGGCATGAGGAGGTAGTTGCATGTGCCTGGGATGGACAGACCTACATTATTGATCACAACCGCACCGTCGTCCGCTTCCAAGTGGATGAAAATATCCGTGCCTTCTGTGCAG GCTTGTACGCCTGCAAAGAGGGCCACAACAGCCCCTGTCTCGTATATGTCACTTTCAACCAGAAGATCTATGTGTACTGGGAGGTGCAGCTGGAGCGGATGGAGTCTACCAATCTGATGAAACTGCTGGAGACCAAGCCGGAGTACCACAGCCTGCTGCAGGAGCTGGGCGTGG ATCCTGACGACCTCCCTGTGGCTCGTGCCCTGCTTCACCAAACGCTCTACCATCCGGACCAGCCACCACA GATAAGGAATATGCATTACAGAAGTGCAGGATTTCACTCTGGGCGTGAAAGATGGCAGCAGCCTTAG
- the ITFG2 gene encoding KICSTOR complex protein ITFG2 isoform X9, whose protein sequence is MRSVSYVQRVALEFSGSLFPHAICLGDVDNDTLNELVVGDTSGKVSVYKNDDSRPWLTCSCQGMLTCVGVGDICNKGKNLLVAVSAEGWFHLFDLTPAKVLDASGHHETPMGEEQRPVFKQHIPANTKVMLISDIDGDGCCELVVGYTDRVVRAFRWEELGEGPEHLTGQLVSLKKWMLEGQVDSLSVTLGPLGVPELMVSQPGCAYAILLCTWKKDTGSPPASEGATDGSRETPAARDVVLHQTSGRIHNKNVSTHLIGNIKQGHSTESGGSGLFALCTLDGTLKLMEEADKLLWSVQVDHQLFALEKLDVTGNGHEEVVACAWDGQTYIIDHNRTVVRFQVDENIRAFCAEDLCVLGGAAGADGVYQSDETAGDQAGVPQPAAGAGRGS, encoded by the exons ATGAGGTCAGTGAGCTACGTGCAGCGCGTGGCACTGGAGTTCAGCGGGAGCCTTTTCCCTCACGCAATCTGCCTCGGAGACGTTGATAACGATACG TTAAATGAGCTGGTGGTGGGAGACACCAGCGGGAAGGTGTCTGTGTATAAAAATGATGACAGTCGGCCATGGCTCACCTGTTCCTGCCAGGGAATG CTGACTTGTGTTGGGGTTGGAGACATTTGTAATAAAGGAAAG AACCTGTTGGTGGCAGTGAGTGCTGAAGGCTGGTTTCATTTGTTTGACCTGACACCTGCCAAGGTGTTGGATGCTTCTGGGCACCACGAGACACCAATGGGAGAGGAGCAGCGTCCAGTCTTCAAGCAGCACATCCCTGCCAACACCAAGGTCATGCTGATCAGCGACATCG ATGGAGATGGGTGTTGTGAGCTGGTGGTGGGCTACACAGACCGTGTGGTGCGAGCTTTCCGCTGGGAGGAGCTAGGTGAGGGTCCTGAACATCTGACAGGGCAGCTGGTGTCCCTGAAGAAATGGATGCTAGAGGGTCAG GTGGACAGCCTCTCGGTGACTCTGGGGCCACTGGGTGTTCCTGAACTCATGGTGTCTCAGCCAGGCTGTGCTTATGCAATTCTGCTCTGTACCTGGAAAAAGGACACTGGGTCCCCTCCTGCCTCTGAAGGGGCCACAGATGGCAGTAG GGAGACCCCAGCTGCCCGAGATGTGGTGCTGCACCAGACATCTGGCCGTATCCACAATAAGAACGTCTCCACTCACCTAATCGGCAACATCAAACAAG GCCACAGCACTGAGAGTGGTGGCTCTGGCCTCTTTGCCCTGTGCACTCTGGATG GGACGCTGAAGCTCATGGAGGAAGCAGACAAGCTGCTATGGTCAGTGCAGGTCGATCACCAGCTCTTCGCCCTGGAGAAATTGGATGTCACC GGCAACGGGCATGAGGAGGTAGTTGCATGTGCCTGGGATGGACAGACCTACATTATTGATCACAACCGCACCGTCGTCCGCTTCCAAGTGGATGAAAATATCCGTGCCTTCTGTGCAG AAGATCTATGTGTACTGGGAGGTGCAGCTGGAGCGGATGGAGTCTACCAATCTGATGAAACTGCTGGAGACCAAGCCGGAGTACCACAGCCTGCTGCAGGAGCTGGGCGTGG ATCCTGA
- the ITFG2 gene encoding KICSTOR complex protein ITFG2 isoform X1, producing the protein MRSVSYVQRVALEFSGSLFPHAICLGDVDNDTLNELVVGDTSGKVSVYKNDDSRPWLTCSCQGMLTCVGVGDICNKGKNLLVAVSAEGWFHLFDLTPAKVLDASGHHETPMGEEQRPVFKQHIPANTKVMLISDIDGDGCCELVVGYTDRVVRAFRWEELGEGPEHLTGQLVSLKKWMLEGQVDSLSVTLGPLGVPELMVSQPGCAYAILLCTWKKDTGSPPASEGATDGSRETPAARDVVLHQTSGRIHNKNVSTHLIGNIKQGHSTESGGSGLFALCTLDGTLKLMEEADKLLWSVQVDHQLFALEKLDVTEVSLCHLGRSAVARSWLTATFVSQTQAILPPQPPKKLGLQGNGHEEVVACAWDGQTYIIDHNRTVVRFQVDENIRAFCAGLYACKEGHNSPCLVYVTFNQKIYVYWEVQLERMESTNLMKLLETKPEYHSLLQELGVDPDDLPVARALLHQTLYHPDQPPQIRNMHYRSAGFHSGRERWQQP; encoded by the exons ATGAGGTCAGTGAGCTACGTGCAGCGCGTGGCACTGGAGTTCAGCGGGAGCCTTTTCCCTCACGCAATCTGCCTCGGAGACGTTGATAACGATACG TTAAATGAGCTGGTGGTGGGAGACACCAGCGGGAAGGTGTCTGTGTATAAAAATGATGACAGTCGGCCATGGCTCACCTGTTCCTGCCAGGGAATG CTGACTTGTGTTGGGGTTGGAGACATTTGTAATAAAGGAAAG AACCTGTTGGTGGCAGTGAGTGCTGAAGGCTGGTTTCATTTGTTTGACCTGACACCTGCCAAGGTGTTGGATGCTTCTGGGCACCACGAGACACCAATGGGAGAGGAGCAGCGTCCAGTCTTCAAGCAGCACATCCCTGCCAACACCAAGGTCATGCTGATCAGCGACATCG ATGGAGATGGGTGTTGTGAGCTGGTGGTGGGCTACACAGACCGTGTGGTGCGAGCTTTCCGCTGGGAGGAGCTAGGTGAGGGTCCTGAACATCTGACAGGGCAGCTGGTGTCCCTGAAGAAATGGATGCTAGAGGGTCAG GTGGACAGCCTCTCGGTGACTCTGGGGCCACTGGGTGTTCCTGAACTCATGGTGTCTCAGCCAGGCTGTGCTTATGCAATTCTGCTCTGTACCTGGAAAAAGGACACTGGGTCCCCTCCTGCCTCTGAAGGGGCCACAGATGGCAGTAG GGAGACCCCAGCTGCCCGAGATGTGGTGCTGCACCAGACATCTGGCCGTATCCACAATAAGAACGTCTCCACTCACCTAATCGGCAACATCAAACAAG GCCACAGCACTGAGAGTGGTGGCTCTGGCCTCTTTGCCCTGTGCACTCTGGATG GGACGCTGAAGCTCATGGAGGAAGCAGACAAGCTGCTATGGTCAGTGCAGGTCGATCACCAGCTCTTCGCCCTGGAGAAATTGGATGTCACC gagGTTTCCCTCTGccacctaggccggagtgcagtggcacgatcttggctcactgcaaccttcgtctcccagactcaagccatcctgccacctcagcctcccaagaagttgggactacag GGCAACGGGCATGAGGAGGTAGTTGCATGTGCCTGGGATGGACAGACCTACATTATTGATCACAACCGCACCGTCGTCCGCTTCCAAGTGGATGAAAATATCCGTGCCTTCTGTGCAG GCTTGTACGCCTGCAAAGAGGGCCACAACAGCCCCTGTCTCGTATATGTCACTTTCAACCAGAAGATCTATGTGTACTGGGAGGTGCAGCTGGAGCGGATGGAGTCTACCAATCTGATGAAACTGCTGGAGACCAAGCCGGAGTACCACAGCCTGCTGCAGGAGCTGGGCGTGG ATCCTGACGACCTCCCTGTGGCTCGTGCCCTGCTTCACCAAACGCTCTACCATCCGGACCAGCCACCACA GATAAGGAATATGCATTACAGAAGTGCAGGATTTCACTCTGGGCGTGAAAGATGGCAGCAGCCTTAG
- the ITFG2 gene encoding KICSTOR complex protein ITFG2 isoform X2: MRSVSYVQRVALEFSGSLFPHAICLGDVDNDTLNELVVGDTSGKVSVYKNDDSRPWLTCSCQGMLTCVGVGDICNKGKNLLVAVSAEGWFHLFDLTPAKVLDASGHHETPMGEEQRPVFKQHIPANTKVMLISDIDGDGCCELVVGYTDRVVRAFRWEELGEGPEHLTGQLVSLKKWMLEGQVDSLSVTLGPLGVPELMVSQPGCAYAILLCTWKKDTGSPPASEGATDGSRETPAARDVVLHQTSGRIHNKNVSTHLIGNIKQGTLKLMEEADKLLWSVQVDHQLFALEKLDVTEVSLCHLGRSAVARSWLTATFVSQTQAILPPQPPKKLGLQGNGHEEVVACAWDGQTYIIDHNRTVVRFQVDENIRAFCAGLYACKEGHNSPCLVYVTFNQKIYVYWEVQLERMESTNLMKLLETKPEYHSLLQELGVDPDDLPVARALLHQTLYHPDQPPQIRNMHYRSAGFHSGRERWQQP; encoded by the exons ATGAGGTCAGTGAGCTACGTGCAGCGCGTGGCACTGGAGTTCAGCGGGAGCCTTTTCCCTCACGCAATCTGCCTCGGAGACGTTGATAACGATACG TTAAATGAGCTGGTGGTGGGAGACACCAGCGGGAAGGTGTCTGTGTATAAAAATGATGACAGTCGGCCATGGCTCACCTGTTCCTGCCAGGGAATG CTGACTTGTGTTGGGGTTGGAGACATTTGTAATAAAGGAAAG AACCTGTTGGTGGCAGTGAGTGCTGAAGGCTGGTTTCATTTGTTTGACCTGACACCTGCCAAGGTGTTGGATGCTTCTGGGCACCACGAGACACCAATGGGAGAGGAGCAGCGTCCAGTCTTCAAGCAGCACATCCCTGCCAACACCAAGGTCATGCTGATCAGCGACATCG ATGGAGATGGGTGTTGTGAGCTGGTGGTGGGCTACACAGACCGTGTGGTGCGAGCTTTCCGCTGGGAGGAGCTAGGTGAGGGTCCTGAACATCTGACAGGGCAGCTGGTGTCCCTGAAGAAATGGATGCTAGAGGGTCAG GTGGACAGCCTCTCGGTGACTCTGGGGCCACTGGGTGTTCCTGAACTCATGGTGTCTCAGCCAGGCTGTGCTTATGCAATTCTGCTCTGTACCTGGAAAAAGGACACTGGGTCCCCTCCTGCCTCTGAAGGGGCCACAGATGGCAGTAG GGAGACCCCAGCTGCCCGAGATGTGGTGCTGCACCAGACATCTGGCCGTATCCACAATAAGAACGTCTCCACTCACCTAATCGGCAACATCAAACAAG GGACGCTGAAGCTCATGGAGGAAGCAGACAAGCTGCTATGGTCAGTGCAGGTCGATCACCAGCTCTTCGCCCTGGAGAAATTGGATGTCACC gagGTTTCCCTCTGccacctaggccggagtgcagtggcacgatcttggctcactgcaaccttcgtctcccagactcaagccatcctgccacctcagcctcccaagaagttgggactacag GGCAACGGGCATGAGGAGGTAGTTGCATGTGCCTGGGATGGACAGACCTACATTATTGATCACAACCGCACCGTCGTCCGCTTCCAAGTGGATGAAAATATCCGTGCCTTCTGTGCAG GCTTGTACGCCTGCAAAGAGGGCCACAACAGCCCCTGTCTCGTATATGTCACTTTCAACCAGAAGATCTATGTGTACTGGGAGGTGCAGCTGGAGCGGATGGAGTCTACCAATCTGATGAAACTGCTGGAGACCAAGCCGGAGTACCACAGCCTGCTGCAGGAGCTGGGCGTGG ATCCTGACGACCTCCCTGTGGCTCGTGCCCTGCTTCACCAAACGCTCTACCATCCGGACCAGCCACCACA GATAAGGAATATGCATTACAGAAGTGCAGGATTTCACTCTGGGCGTGAAAGATGGCAGCAGCCTTAG
- the ITFG2 gene encoding KICSTOR complex protein ITFG2 isoform X6: MRSVSYVQRVALEFSGSLFPHAICLGDVDNDTLNELVVGDTSGKVSVYKNDDSRPWLTCSCQGMLTCVGVGDICNKGKNLLVAVSAEGWFHLFDLTPAKVLDASGHHETPMGEEQRPVFKQHIPANTKVMLISDIDGDGCCELVVGYTDRVVRAFRWEELGEGPEHLTGQLVSLKKWMLEGQVDSLSVTLGPLGVPELMVSQPGCAYAILLCTWKKDTGSPPASEGATDGSRETPAARDVVLHQTSGRIHNKNVSTHLIGNIKQGTLKLMEEADKLLWSVQVDHQLFALEKLDVTGNGHEEVVACAWDGQTYIIDHNRTVVRFQVDENIRAFCAGLYACKEGHNSPCLVYVTFNQKIYVYWEVQLERMESTNLMKLLETKPEYHSLLQELGVDPDDLPVARALLHQTLYHPDQPPQIRNMHYRSAGFHSGRERWQQP; the protein is encoded by the exons ATGAGGTCAGTGAGCTACGTGCAGCGCGTGGCACTGGAGTTCAGCGGGAGCCTTTTCCCTCACGCAATCTGCCTCGGAGACGTTGATAACGATACG TTAAATGAGCTGGTGGTGGGAGACACCAGCGGGAAGGTGTCTGTGTATAAAAATGATGACAGTCGGCCATGGCTCACCTGTTCCTGCCAGGGAATG CTGACTTGTGTTGGGGTTGGAGACATTTGTAATAAAGGAAAG AACCTGTTGGTGGCAGTGAGTGCTGAAGGCTGGTTTCATTTGTTTGACCTGACACCTGCCAAGGTGTTGGATGCTTCTGGGCACCACGAGACACCAATGGGAGAGGAGCAGCGTCCAGTCTTCAAGCAGCACATCCCTGCCAACACCAAGGTCATGCTGATCAGCGACATCG ATGGAGATGGGTGTTGTGAGCTGGTGGTGGGCTACACAGACCGTGTGGTGCGAGCTTTCCGCTGGGAGGAGCTAGGTGAGGGTCCTGAACATCTGACAGGGCAGCTGGTGTCCCTGAAGAAATGGATGCTAGAGGGTCAG GTGGACAGCCTCTCGGTGACTCTGGGGCCACTGGGTGTTCCTGAACTCATGGTGTCTCAGCCAGGCTGTGCTTATGCAATTCTGCTCTGTACCTGGAAAAAGGACACTGGGTCCCCTCCTGCCTCTGAAGGGGCCACAGATGGCAGTAG GGAGACCCCAGCTGCCCGAGATGTGGTGCTGCACCAGACATCTGGCCGTATCCACAATAAGAACGTCTCCACTCACCTAATCGGCAACATCAAACAAG GGACGCTGAAGCTCATGGAGGAAGCAGACAAGCTGCTATGGTCAGTGCAGGTCGATCACCAGCTCTTCGCCCTGGAGAAATTGGATGTCACC GGCAACGGGCATGAGGAGGTAGTTGCATGTGCCTGGGATGGACAGACCTACATTATTGATCACAACCGCACCGTCGTCCGCTTCCAAGTGGATGAAAATATCCGTGCCTTCTGTGCAG GCTTGTACGCCTGCAAAGAGGGCCACAACAGCCCCTGTCTCGTATATGTCACTTTCAACCAGAAGATCTATGTGTACTGGGAGGTGCAGCTGGAGCGGATGGAGTCTACCAATCTGATGAAACTGCTGGAGACCAAGCCGGAGTACCACAGCCTGCTGCAGGAGCTGGGCGTGG ATCCTGACGACCTCCCTGTGGCTCGTGCCCTGCTTCACCAAACGCTCTACCATCCGGACCAGCCACCACA GATAAGGAATATGCATTACAGAAGTGCAGGATTTCACTCTGGGCGTGAAAGATGGCAGCAGCCTTAG
- the ITFG2 gene encoding KICSTOR complex protein ITFG2 isoform X4 — translation MRSVSYVQRVALEFSGSLFPHAICLGDVDNDTNLLVAVSAEGWFHLFDLTPAKVLDASGHHETPMGEEQRPVFKQHIPANTKVMLISDIDGDGCCELVVGYTDRVVRAFRWEELGEGPEHLTGQLVSLKKWMLEGQVDSLSVTLGPLGVPELMVSQPGCAYAILLCTWKKDTGSPPASEGATDGSRETPAARDVVLHQTSGRIHNKNVSTHLIGNIKQGHSTESGGSGLFALCTLDGTLKLMEEADKLLWSVQVDHQLFALEKLDVTEVSLCHLGRSAVARSWLTATFVSQTQAILPPQPPKKLGLQGNGHEEVVACAWDGQTYIIDHNRTVVRFQVDENIRAFCAGLYACKEGHNSPCLVYVTFNQKIYVYWEVQLERMESTNLMKLLETKPEYHSLLQELGVDPDDLPVARALLHQTLYHPDQPPQIRNMHYRSAGFHSGRERWQQP, via the exons ATGAGGTCAGTGAGCTACGTGCAGCGCGTGGCACTGGAGTTCAGCGGGAGCCTTTTCCCTCACGCAATCTGCCTCGGAGACGTTGATAACGATACG AACCTGTTGGTGGCAGTGAGTGCTGAAGGCTGGTTTCATTTGTTTGACCTGACACCTGCCAAGGTGTTGGATGCTTCTGGGCACCACGAGACACCAATGGGAGAGGAGCAGCGTCCAGTCTTCAAGCAGCACATCCCTGCCAACACCAAGGTCATGCTGATCAGCGACATCG ATGGAGATGGGTGTTGTGAGCTGGTGGTGGGCTACACAGACCGTGTGGTGCGAGCTTTCCGCTGGGAGGAGCTAGGTGAGGGTCCTGAACATCTGACAGGGCAGCTGGTGTCCCTGAAGAAATGGATGCTAGAGGGTCAG GTGGACAGCCTCTCGGTGACTCTGGGGCCACTGGGTGTTCCTGAACTCATGGTGTCTCAGCCAGGCTGTGCTTATGCAATTCTGCTCTGTACCTGGAAAAAGGACACTGGGTCCCCTCCTGCCTCTGAAGGGGCCACAGATGGCAGTAG GGAGACCCCAGCTGCCCGAGATGTGGTGCTGCACCAGACATCTGGCCGTATCCACAATAAGAACGTCTCCACTCACCTAATCGGCAACATCAAACAAG GCCACAGCACTGAGAGTGGTGGCTCTGGCCTCTTTGCCCTGTGCACTCTGGATG GGACGCTGAAGCTCATGGAGGAAGCAGACAAGCTGCTATGGTCAGTGCAGGTCGATCACCAGCTCTTCGCCCTGGAGAAATTGGATGTCACC gagGTTTCCCTCTGccacctaggccggagtgcagtggcacgatcttggctcactgcaaccttcgtctcccagactcaagccatcctgccacctcagcctcccaagaagttgggactacag GGCAACGGGCATGAGGAGGTAGTTGCATGTGCCTGGGATGGACAGACCTACATTATTGATCACAACCGCACCGTCGTCCGCTTCCAAGTGGATGAAAATATCCGTGCCTTCTGTGCAG GCTTGTACGCCTGCAAAGAGGGCCACAACAGCCCCTGTCTCGTATATGTCACTTTCAACCAGAAGATCTATGTGTACTGGGAGGTGCAGCTGGAGCGGATGGAGTCTACCAATCTGATGAAACTGCTGGAGACCAAGCCGGAGTACCACAGCCTGCTGCAGGAGCTGGGCGTGG ATCCTGACGACCTCCCTGTGGCTCGTGCCCTGCTTCACCAAACGCTCTACCATCCGGACCAGCCACCACA GATAAGGAATATGCATTACAGAAGTGCAGGATTTCACTCTGGGCGTGAAAGATGGCAGCAGCCTTAG
- the ITFG2 gene encoding KICSTOR complex protein ITFG2 isoform X8, which translates to MRSVSYVQRVALEFSGSLFPHAICLGDVDNDTNLLVAVSAEGWFHLFDLTPAKVLDASGHHETPMGEEQRPVFKQHIPANTKVMLISDIDGDGCCELVVGYTDRVVRAFRWEELGEGPEHLTGQLVSLKKWMLEGQVDSLSVTLGPLGVPELMVSQPGCAYAILLCTWKKDTGSPPASEGATDGSRETPAARDVVLHQTSGRIHNKNVSTHLIGNIKQGHSTESGGSGLFALCTLDGTLKLMEEADKLLWSVQVDHQLFALEKLDVTGNGHEEVVACAWDGQTYIIDHNRTVVRFQVDENIRAFCAGLYACKEGHNSPCLVYVTFNQKIYVYWEVQLERMESTNLMKLLETKPEYHSLLQELGVDPDDLPVARALLHQTLYHPDQPPQIRNMHYRSAGFHSGRERWQQP; encoded by the exons ATGAGGTCAGTGAGCTACGTGCAGCGCGTGGCACTGGAGTTCAGCGGGAGCCTTTTCCCTCACGCAATCTGCCTCGGAGACGTTGATAACGATACG AACCTGTTGGTGGCAGTGAGTGCTGAAGGCTGGTTTCATTTGTTTGACCTGACACCTGCCAAGGTGTTGGATGCTTCTGGGCACCACGAGACACCAATGGGAGAGGAGCAGCGTCCAGTCTTCAAGCAGCACATCCCTGCCAACACCAAGGTCATGCTGATCAGCGACATCG ATGGAGATGGGTGTTGTGAGCTGGTGGTGGGCTACACAGACCGTGTGGTGCGAGCTTTCCGCTGGGAGGAGCTAGGTGAGGGTCCTGAACATCTGACAGGGCAGCTGGTGTCCCTGAAGAAATGGATGCTAGAGGGTCAG GTGGACAGCCTCTCGGTGACTCTGGGGCCACTGGGTGTTCCTGAACTCATGGTGTCTCAGCCAGGCTGTGCTTATGCAATTCTGCTCTGTACCTGGAAAAAGGACACTGGGTCCCCTCCTGCCTCTGAAGGGGCCACAGATGGCAGTAG GGAGACCCCAGCTGCCCGAGATGTGGTGCTGCACCAGACATCTGGCCGTATCCACAATAAGAACGTCTCCACTCACCTAATCGGCAACATCAAACAAG GCCACAGCACTGAGAGTGGTGGCTCTGGCCTCTTTGCCCTGTGCACTCTGGATG GGACGCTGAAGCTCATGGAGGAAGCAGACAAGCTGCTATGGTCAGTGCAGGTCGATCACCAGCTCTTCGCCCTGGAGAAATTGGATGTCACC GGCAACGGGCATGAGGAGGTAGTTGCATGTGCCTGGGATGGACAGACCTACATTATTGATCACAACCGCACCGTCGTCCGCTTCCAAGTGGATGAAAATATCCGTGCCTTCTGTGCAG GCTTGTACGCCTGCAAAGAGGGCCACAACAGCCCCTGTCTCGTATATGTCACTTTCAACCAGAAGATCTATGTGTACTGGGAGGTGCAGCTGGAGCGGATGGAGTCTACCAATCTGATGAAACTGCTGGAGACCAAGCCGGAGTACCACAGCCTGCTGCAGGAGCTGGGCGTGG ATCCTGACGACCTCCCTGTGGCTCGTGCCCTGCTTCACCAAACGCTCTACCATCCGGACCAGCCACCACA GATAAGGAATATGCATTACAGAAGTGCAGGATTTCACTCTGGGCGTGAAAGATGGCAGCAGCCTTAG
- the ITFG2 gene encoding KICSTOR complex protein ITFG2 isoform X5 has protein sequence MRSVSYVQRVALEFSGSLFPHAICLGDVDNDTLNELVVGDTSGKVSVYKNDDSRPWLTCSCQGMLTCVGVGDICNKGKNLLVAVSAEGWFHLFDLTPAKVLDASGHHETPMGEEQRPVFKQHIPANTKVMLISDIDGDGCCELVVGYTDRVVRAFRWEELGEGPEHLTGQLVSLKKWMLEGQVDSLSVTLGPLGVPELMVSQPGCAYAILLCTWKKDTGSPPASEGATDGSRETPAARDVVLHQTSGRIHNKNVSTHLIGNIKQGHSTESGGSGLFALCTLDGTLKLMEEADKLLWSVQVDHQLFALEKLDVTGNGHEEVVACAWDGQTYIIDHNRTVVRFQVDENIRAFCAGLYACKEGHNSPCLVYVTFNQKIYVYWEVQLERMESTNLMKLLETKPEYHSLLQELGVDPDDLPVARALLHQTLYHPDQPPQYAPSGLQDPT, from the exons ATGAGGTCAGTGAGCTACGTGCAGCGCGTGGCACTGGAGTTCAGCGGGAGCCTTTTCCCTCACGCAATCTGCCTCGGAGACGTTGATAACGATACG TTAAATGAGCTGGTGGTGGGAGACACCAGCGGGAAGGTGTCTGTGTATAAAAATGATGACAGTCGGCCATGGCTCACCTGTTCCTGCCAGGGAATG CTGACTTGTGTTGGGGTTGGAGACATTTGTAATAAAGGAAAG AACCTGTTGGTGGCAGTGAGTGCTGAAGGCTGGTTTCATTTGTTTGACCTGACACCTGCCAAGGTGTTGGATGCTTCTGGGCACCACGAGACACCAATGGGAGAGGAGCAGCGTCCAGTCTTCAAGCAGCACATCCCTGCCAACACCAAGGTCATGCTGATCAGCGACATCG ATGGAGATGGGTGTTGTGAGCTGGTGGTGGGCTACACAGACCGTGTGGTGCGAGCTTTCCGCTGGGAGGAGCTAGGTGAGGGTCCTGAACATCTGACAGGGCAGCTGGTGTCCCTGAAGAAATGGATGCTAGAGGGTCAG GTGGACAGCCTCTCGGTGACTCTGGGGCCACTGGGTGTTCCTGAACTCATGGTGTCTCAGCCAGGCTGTGCTTATGCAATTCTGCTCTGTACCTGGAAAAAGGACACTGGGTCCCCTCCTGCCTCTGAAGGGGCCACAGATGGCAGTAG GGAGACCCCAGCTGCCCGAGATGTGGTGCTGCACCAGACATCTGGCCGTATCCACAATAAGAACGTCTCCACTCACCTAATCGGCAACATCAAACAAG GCCACAGCACTGAGAGTGGTGGCTCTGGCCTCTTTGCCCTGTGCACTCTGGATG GGACGCTGAAGCTCATGGAGGAAGCAGACAAGCTGCTATGGTCAGTGCAGGTCGATCACCAGCTCTTCGCCCTGGAGAAATTGGATGTCACC GGCAACGGGCATGAGGAGGTAGTTGCATGTGCCTGGGATGGACAGACCTACATTATTGATCACAACCGCACCGTCGTCCGCTTCCAAGTGGATGAAAATATCCGTGCCTTCTGTGCAG GCTTGTACGCCTGCAAAGAGGGCCACAACAGCCCCTGTCTCGTATATGTCACTTTCAACCAGAAGATCTATGTGTACTGGGAGGTGCAGCTGGAGCGGATGGAGTCTACCAATCTGATGAAACTGCTGGAGACCAAGCCGGAGTACCACAGCCTGCTGCAGGAGCTGGGCGTGG ATCCTGACGACCTCCCTGTGGCTCGTGCCCTGCTTCACCAAACGCTCTACCATCCGGACCAGCCACCACAGTATGCTCCCTCAGGCCTCCAGGATCCCACCTAG